Sequence from the Saccopteryx bilineata isolate mSacBil1 chromosome 6, mSacBil1_pri_phased_curated, whole genome shotgun sequence genome:
GACTTGAGACAAAGTCTTCAGACCCTCCTAAGGGTCTACAATATCATTTTCTTAGTCTTTGAATTATTATTTCACAGATCAGCATAAACTAGAACTATAAGTGAGcacccagccatcctcagcgaatGGAGAAACCGATGTGAACATGAGATGGATTTGGAGAGCAAGTGAGGTAGCAGGAAATATCTCGCAGAAATGAAATTGCTGCAAGATTAGACAGCCCAGTGAGCCACAGGAACCACGCTGTTGCTCCCTCCCCAGAACAGTGCAGTGGCCTAAACCCTTTTTAAATAACTTGGCTCAGAGCTGTGGGGACTTGCTGGGCTGCTGTGGGCAACCTGTCAGCGCAATTGGGCCTGTCTCCATTGCTGCGACGCCTGGCCATGTCCTGGGCTTCACTCTGGGGCCCGCTCTTCTCCCAGTCAGCTCTCCCAGGGCTGTAGCTGGGTGCTAAGATGCTAGATGTGACCTCACCCTCCTCACGTAGGTTAGCTGTGGGGGATTGTTCCTGTCCTCTGGAAACCTCTGGAGGTCGTCTCAGTtgttcctgaaaaataaaaatcattttattttattttatttttttatttttattcattttagagaggagagacagagagagagaggagagacagagagagagaagggggaggagctggaagcatcaactcccatatgtgccttgaccaggcaagcccagggtttcgaaccggcgacctcagcatttccaggtcgatgctttatccactgcgccaccacaggtcaggcaaaaatcattttattttaaacatggcTGAGGACCCTTCCCAGTTTTTTAAATACTGCCAGCTTTTCATGGTGGTTTCTTAGCCTGCCAACTGATGCCTCCTGCACAAAGTTGTGAGGGAGGGACATGTCCTGGCAGTGACAGAGCCAGCCGTGGGCCCCTCTACGAGAGCCACTTGAGACCCAGATCCATTCCTGTGTGTCATCTAGCTCATTCTGTGCATAAACTGGCTGTGAAAAGTCACTCCTGGTTCATATGTTCCTGCCATGTCTCAGGCAGAGAAATGTGTTTTCCTCTCTGAGCTGGGAGAATATGGCAGTGGTTTTGTTAGGGGAGAAATGTACTCCAGCCCCAGTCATCTAAGTTCCAGTCTATGAGTGGACACTTTATTTAATAACCTGCCCTGACACGGCTTGATGGAGAGGCTAAGGTAAAGTATCCTTGTCCTCGATTTTGCTTGGCAGGTGATGCAGCTCTTGGCCTCGTCAGGCTGTGCTACACTTTACACGTTTCCTCTTCCAgagacttgttttttaaaaaccgtACTTAATAGCTGGCCTATAATGACTGCAAATGTTGAGAGTTTAATAGACGTCTGCTAACCGAGTCTTAAACCCTGGCTGAGTTCCTTCAAATTTGCGTTCCTGTCTTAGGTTCTCCGAGGTGGGCAGCAGACGAGAGGGGCAGGGGCTGTAAGTGGGTGGTTCATAGGTGGCCACACCAGGTGTGACTTGCAGTTACAGTCCTGCGGGCCAGCCTCAGGAATCCGAATCTGTCACGTCATCTGTCTCCAGTGCATCAAGAGCCAGCCTGCCGGCAGCACGGTACGTGAGAAGGGTGCCGTCCGGCAGCCACAGCCTGCACGTGGCAGCCCCTTGGGACACACTCTTTGCAGGTTGTACTCACTTAAAACAACTCACAATTGCCTATGAAGTCTAGTGTGATCTGCAAATATTTTGGTGCAGAAGTGGAGACTTGTAAAGAGGTGAAATAGCTTGCCCACAACCATACAACTAGTAAGTACAATATTAGGGTCgggttttgaacccaggcagtctggccaCAGAGCTGGGGCATGGCTGGTCAGCTGCCTGACTCCAGAACTTAGGCTGTCTTTAAACCGTCCCCTTCCACCTTTCAGGCAGTTTACTGGGAAGGCCTTGGCTGTCTTGAGCTGGCTCCTGCTGACCCTTACAGCCCAGCACTTCAGCTTTCTATTCTGCACTGACTCAGAGAAAGTTGTGAAGAGTACGGGCAAAGGGTGGCCTGTACCCTCTGAAGGGGGCCTGTGTACCCTTTACCCTGCTTCCCCCATTATAACTATGGTCCAGCATCCCCACTCACTCTCAGCGTCTGTCTGAGCTGAGGGGGATGGTATAGTGCAGTTTGCCCTGAGCCAGAGTTGCCATTGTGAAGTGTTCCTTGTCTTGCCCTGGGGGAAGCTAGCTCTTAACCAAAGGACCAGCTGAGCTGTAGGTTTTCTCTCCGTGGGGCTCTGGCACGGTGGTTGAGCCAGTGTTGAGCTGGCTGCGATCACACTAGGGCTGTGGCTTCTGTGCTTGTTTCCCTCCCGATCCCCATTCGTCCTGCGCACTGGTCGCTGTGTCTAGCacttgaagcccagagaggtctgAGAGTCCTGCAATGAGCTCACAGCTTCCTTGTCTTCTGGATGGTGGGAAGACAAAGGCCAACAGCAGTCCTCTGAGTGTGGCATGTGTCCGCAGCAGAACACTGAGCATCTGCTTGTCCGGGATTAAGAAAGCAGCTCCAGGTGGACAAGGAAGGGTGGGCAGGGCGGAGGCAACGGAGCGTATACTCCAGGGTGCAGTGCATTCTCTGATGTGAGGGAAGCCAGGTAGAGTTGGGCACCTTCCTGTTCCCTGTTAGCAAAGCTCTGCCGAAGGTTGCCAGGCTCACTGGGCAGAGGCAGGCGAGCCCAAGGTggctgtgaggagcccttccAGGCCTGTGAGTTCTTGGGGGTGAGACTAGCCAGCTCTATGGCTGCCTCCAGTCAGGGCCACATCTCCCAAGGACACAGCCTCAGTGAAGAAGGCACATGCTTCCCgcctgcccctcagccccagggaCCCCTTAGAGTGGTTGGCTTTGACTAGAACAGTGTCTCAAGTCTACCAAGATGGACCAGCTTCATAATGCACCTGAGTGGATGAGGGGACCTGGTGGATAGTACAGTATAGTAAATGTGTATTTGGTGGGAGGCTGTTTGCCAAACGCCATGAGATGAGTTGCAGTGTCATTGTTACTGAGCTGCTCTGACTGTCTCCCACCGGTCCTGCATCGAGGCAGTATGCCGTGTTATATATGCCACACATGCTCAGTGTGGAGTGAGAGGCTGGGCTGCCAGGCCGTCGCTGGGGTCAGACACTCTTCTTCCAGCCGCTTCAACTTGGTTGAATATGAGTTTAAAGGAAAGGCTGTGTGCAGTCCTACTTTTTGTCACTTATCACTGGAATTTCTTCCATTGGAAGGTGGCTCCTGACCCTGATTTCAGTGGTAGTGAtctgctgctggctttgaagtGGCCATGATGCCCTGGAGACAGGCATGGTGCCTGCCACGTAGCCCACTGAGAGCTACAGGTGGATGACGGGTGAATAATGAAAAGAATGGGTCGTTGCGATGCGGCACCTTTTCAGAACTGGGCCAGGGTGTAATTTGGATCCATCTCAAGGGAAGTAGACTGGCAGAATTTATCCAGGTAGCCCCTCAAGGACCAGAGCCTATAGCCAAGGGGACAGGGCAATCAGTTGCTCTGACTGCACATCTTCTGAGCCAGGGGTTGAAAACATGGGCTGTAGACTACTAACCTGGCCTTCCACACTTAGCATGAGGGAAGGTGAGTCTGTTCCCCTGCAGAGCTGTGTGGCTGTGCAGTCACAGTGGCCTCCAACAGTGCCCGTTGCTGGCCCTGACAACCGAGTCCTTTTCTGTTTACTCTTGATGGAGGTGCAGATGAAGTCCGTTAAACCAGCTTAGGCCAAGAGATTGGGGTTGTGGGGGTTACTGGGAGCAAGCTTGTGAACATGCCACCAAAAAGTAGTTCTCCCTACACAGTGCCCCTGGATTCATACCTTAAACACAGGGAGGTTTTGCTTAACTACGCGtgtgacatagtggatagagagttggactgggacacggaggacccaggttcaaaaccccaaggtcactggcttgagcatggggttgctgattgagcgtgggatcatagacatgaccccatggtcactggcttgagcaaggggtcactcgctttgctgtagctgcctggtcaaggtacatgtgagaaagtaatcactgaacagctaaggagctgcaatgaagaactgatgcttctcatctctctcccttcctgtctgtccctatctgtccctctctcttactctgtctctgtcaaaacaaacaaaaaaacagggaaGTTTTGACCCAACTAAAGCAGTGTTGGTCCTGGTCATATTGTGAGGTAAATGTTAGGGTCCTTATTCATCCTACTTCCCCCACTTGTCACCAGAGCCCATAGCTGTTCTCCAGCAGAAACCCTGCCCCTACCgtaccctcctcccctcccactttTATAGGTGCTTTCCCTAGTCTTCCTGCTGACTTCTTTCACCTTTCAGGCCGAGGCCTCTGAGGGAGAAGGGCCCCTGGCTGCCACTGGCCTCCAGAGCAGGCACTGGGAGCAGGGCTGTCAGACACAGAGGCCACGCCACTGCCATCGCCTGGAAGCCCCGGGTCCCGGCCGTATGCCCGACCCAGTCTGTGTGGAAGGATGGACAGCCTGCACAGACCCCAGCACTTCCATGCCACTGTGCCTGAATGCAGTCTGAAGTATTGGCTCAATAATTGTGCTATGACTGTTTTTCCTGACTATTTCTCAAACCTAGAGGAGCTTGAGTAGAGAAAAAGGGGCTAAAACAAACTCTTGACATGAGAGCCCTGGGGTGACCCTAAGTCATGGAGCTGCTCTGTCTGAAAAGGGCCCCCTCAGTGAGGTGTGGACCTTGGGCCTGTGACCCCGTCTTTGCAGCCCCTGCCAGGATGGGCCTTCCCCTCACGCAAGACTGAACCTCGTACAGCCCCAGTCTGACAaccccctctgtccctcccatGCATGTCACTGCCTGCTCCTGTGTCGGGGCCCCTTGTGGTTCCTGACACCTGGCCTAGAAGGTGCTTCCTGCatgtttgctgagtgaatgaTGGACAGGCAGAGGCTGGCCTTGCCCCCCTCACACTTGTAATTAGGAGCTCAGCAAGACTTCCTCTGCAGCTCCCTTGCCAGCCCACTTCTCTGCCATGCTCTGCTCCTACTGAGTCCCTCCGACAGGGCCAGCCTGGGGCCTGCCTCCCACCCTTCAggctcccagctcccagggcaGGTCAGgtcccacccttcctcctcccttgcaAGGCCATTTGGTGGGGAAGAGCTCAGGTTTCTAGAGATTAAGAAATTTGCTCAAGGACTCCTGGTCTGCAGCCAGCTGGGTAGGGAAGCTAGGACTTGAACCCTGGTCTGCAGCACGTCCACCTGAAGCTCCCAGACTCCCGTCTTTCTTTGAGGGTGAGCGGTGCAAGCCACCTCAAAAAAGTGGGATCATTTTTCTGCAAACCTGAGCGCATAGGCTGGAGCAAGCGGCAGGCCCTGCCGCCACCCTCTCCGACTCCCTGCGCCAGgcgcttctcccccactccccagccCTGACCCCCTACTCCCACTGCCCCTCATTCCCACTCTCCGCCAGGATGCTCCCACACACTCCCACCCTCTCCTCACTCCCTAAATCCTTGCCTCTTGCACTCCCGAACCACCCTGGCTTAATTCTCTGGCTTCCTCCACTCCATGCCACCACCTATTCCACCCGCACCCCTGCACCCCCAGATCCTCGGATGGCCTGCCTGGGCACACTGCTTCTGGCTGCTGCCCTGGGCGTGCTGCTCGGCTTTGCACTGCTGGTGGCCACGGTGGCCAGCAACTACTGGTACTTCCTGGAGGAAGCTGCCACTGGCACGGGGCTTGGGCCCCTCTCCTCACATTTGGGGCTGTGAGCAGCACTTGGGGCACTGGGCAGGGCGGGGACTGTCCCTTCAGATCTGTCCCCTCCCACATCTACTTTGCAGTGCTGAGAGACCCTTCCATCTGTATGTCTGCCCTTAAGGGGTCTCTGGTCCCATCCTGCAGGAACCCCATCTTGGACAAGTGCAGGGTGAGTGCCAGCTCAGCAGGTGTCTGGCCCACCAGGCTTTGTGTCCTTACTGCTTTGTAGGACACAATGGCTGCATCCCCCTGATAGACCCCTTTGCCATCAAGAGCCTGGACGTCTCTACCTCAATGCAGCACTTCCTCTGTGACTCTTGGGGAGGAGTCACCCCTTCCCCTAATCTCTGGGCTGAGGCCAGTCTTGGGACCACCCTTGTCCTAGCCCCATAGAACTACAGACAGCTGGCCCTGCCTGACCCAGAAGATAGTGCCATACATATTTGAAAACTCCCTTCAACTAGTCACAGCCCCACATCCTTCTGGTGGCTCATGACCACAGGTGCCCAACTCCCACCTACCCTATACTGCCCTGAGACTCTGTTTTTCTAAATGGGTCTACCTGGTGGGTGTCTCCCACCTGGTGGGTTAGGGAGCATCTATCTGCTGTCCCAGAGAAGCCTGGAAGAATGAGGAAGGTGCTGGAAATGCCTTCTTCCCCCTGGGCCTCAGGAAGCCTGGGCCAGGACGGGTGGCCACTGGGAGCCTGGGTGGTTACCATGGAGATGGGCATCTGAGGGAGGCAGATGGTCCAGCTCCTGCGATCAAGGCGGCCCTGTGTGTCCTGTGAAGGTGGACTGTAGGCGGACAGGGCTCTGAGGGCAGGCCTGGACCGCCCGAACCCTGATCCCCCTCTCCTGGAAGCCCTACACTGCCCTAAGCCTTGTTCTCATCTCGTATGGCTGGATCTGTGGCCTCAGCTCTCTGGTCCAAAGCATCCCCCGGCTGTTCTTCACCCATTGCCACTTCTTGCTGGGCGGTCAGTCTGGGGTCGTGAGGACCTCAGGTCCTGGGAGTGGGATGCTGGccctcctgcctgtcctctgCTCCCTTTGGGCTGTGCTGACCTGGGCCCACCTGGGGGGTTGAGCTGCAGCAGGCAGTCACTCTCAGTGGGGTCTTA
This genomic interval carries:
- the TMEM235 gene encoding LOW QUALITY PROTEIN: transmembrane protein 235 (The sequence of the model RefSeq protein was modified relative to this genomic sequence to represent the inferred CDS: inserted 2 bases in 2 codons); its protein translation is MACLGTLLLAAALGVLLGFALLVATVASNYWYFLEEAATGTGLGPLSSHLGLWALCPYCFVGHNGCIPLIDPFAIKSLDVSTSMQHFLCDSWGGVTPSPNLWAEAWTARTLIPLSWKPYTALSLVLISYGWICGLSSLVQSIPRLFFTHCHFLLGGALTLXGVSIYISYLHLAFAETAQQYGXRPVQYAGICFGWYSCASEMFSVVLLLATAQVLSLSRRQVPPLRGHLSFRWASAWREGLGFPLHPEIGHPVLQAWLESWLGRGL